A portion of the Mesobacillus sp. AQ2 genome contains these proteins:
- a CDS encoding DUF92 domain-containing protein: MGIDQILIIGFIAGVAGMSAYFQLLKPSGAFAAFLTGILIWAGFGIKGMMLLGVFFLTSSLLSKYKSQRKEQLGELHEKGSARDWAQVAANGGTAAFAGLANFISPDPVWFIVLASSLASANGDTWASELGVLSKVQPLSIKSFKRVPRGTSGAISTVGTAAAAGGALLIALTADYLFAMGAGWTVAVFLLGVTGTMIDTLLGAYVQAGFTCVKCNLLTEKIQHCSEPTRHVSGLVMMNNDAVNFLSCFTAALGGMLLYSIL, from the coding sequence TTGGGAATTGATCAGATTTTGATCATAGGGTTTATCGCAGGAGTTGCTGGCATGTCTGCCTATTTTCAGCTTCTTAAACCATCTGGGGCTTTCGCGGCTTTTTTGACGGGTATATTGATATGGGCGGGATTTGGAATTAAGGGAATGATGTTATTGGGGGTTTTCTTCCTCACCTCCAGCCTGCTGTCCAAATATAAAAGCCAGCGCAAGGAACAATTGGGTGAATTACATGAAAAGGGCTCGGCAAGGGATTGGGCGCAGGTAGCAGCGAATGGGGGAACTGCAGCATTTGCTGGTCTGGCTAATTTCATATCCCCCGATCCTGTGTGGTTCATTGTTCTGGCGAGCTCCCTTGCCAGTGCTAATGGTGATACATGGGCTTCGGAATTAGGCGTATTGAGCAAAGTACAGCCATTATCGATCAAATCTTTTAAAAGGGTGCCAAGAGGAACTTCAGGTGCGATTTCAACTGTTGGAACAGCTGCAGCTGCGGGAGGTGCCTTGTTGATTGCCCTGACTGCTGATTACCTGTTTGCGATGGGCGCAGGGTGGACAGTGGCGGTTTTTCTGTTGGGTGTGACGGGAACGATGATCGATACCCTGCTCGGGGCTTATGTCCAGGCGGGATTCACATGCGTCAAATGCAATTTGCTCACAGAGAAAATACAACATTGCTCGGAACCAACCCGTCATGTTTCCGGGCTGGTCATGATGAATAATGATGCAGTCAATTTTCTCTCATGTTTTACAGCGGCCTTGGGGGGAATGTTATTATATAGCATCCTCTAA
- a CDS encoding MTH1187 family thiamine-binding protein codes for MAIVDVTVIPIGTETPSVSSYVADIQRILKNYEEHGKIRYQLTPMNTLIEGELPVLFEVVQAIHEAPFNKGIQRVATNIRIDDRRDVKRKMEDKVNRVNELLKQ; via the coding sequence ATGGCAATTGTAGATGTAACAGTGATTCCAATCGGAACTGAGACACCAAGTGTCAGTTCCTATGTGGCTGATATCCAGCGGATCCTAAAAAATTATGAAGAGCACGGTAAAATCCGTTATCAACTTACTCCCATGAATACATTGATTGAGGGTGAGCTGCCTGTTTTATTTGAAGTGGTCCAGGCAATCCATGAAGCGCCGTTCAATAAGGGCATTCAGCGGGTGGCCACTAATATCCGGATTGATGACAGACGGGATGTAAAAAGAAAGATGGAGGATAAAGTCAACAGGGTTAACGAATTGCTCAAGCAATAG
- a CDS encoding 5-formyltetrahydrofolate cyclo-ligase, producing MDTKKNLRQSTKEKLSKLNLPEYEDQSYQIAQQLFRSDEWISATTVALTVSKAPEVDTFQLIRKGWEQGKRIVVPKCEPKTRGLDFRELKRFSQLETVFYGLLEPIVSETVSVGRGEIDLVVVPGLAFSHNGYRLGFGGGYYDRFLADFQGMTVSLAFKDQLVDEVPVESHDIPVQKIIHSEGVIHIGN from the coding sequence ATGGATACCAAAAAAAATCTCAGACAGTCGACAAAGGAAAAACTGTCAAAACTTAACCTGCCAGAATATGAAGATCAGTCCTATCAAATCGCACAGCAGCTGTTTCGTTCTGATGAGTGGATTTCAGCGACAACAGTAGCTCTCACTGTGTCGAAGGCTCCTGAAGTTGATACTTTTCAGCTCATCAGGAAGGGCTGGGAGCAGGGCAAAAGAATCGTTGTCCCTAAATGTGAACCTAAAACGAGGGGCCTTGATTTCAGGGAACTGAAGCGATTCTCACAGCTCGAAACCGTTTTTTATGGGCTGTTGGAGCCAATTGTCTCCGAGACCGTTTCAGTGGGCCGGGGAGAAATCGATTTGGTTGTGGTTCCTGGACTTGCGTTTTCGCATAACGGTTATAGACTTGGTTTTGGAGGAGGTTACTATGACCGTTTCCTGGCAGACTTCCAGGGAATGACAGTCTCCCTGGCTTTTAAAGATCAACTGGTTGATGAAGTCCCCGTTGAAAGCCATGACATACCCGTACAGAAAATCATTCACAGCGAAGGGGTAATCCATATTGGGAATTGA
- a CDS encoding L-lactate dehydrogenase, whose amino-acid sequence MKNRVNRVVLVGTGFVGSSYAFAMVNQGVTEELVLVDLNKEKSEGDAMDLNHGMAFAPSQTKIWFGSYSDCKDADLVVLCAGANQKPGETRLDLVEKNTRIFKSIVDEIMASGFDGIFLVATNPVDILTYAVWKYSGLPKERVIGSGTILDTARFRFLLGDYFKVDSRNVHAYIIGEHGDTELPVWSHADIGGKPIAKMIKDQEDYRHDDLEEIFTNVRDAAYHIIQRKGATYYGIAMGLVRLTKAILQDENSILTVSAHLDGEYGHDDIYIGVPAIVNRNGIREIVELPLEKEEQQKFDHSVEVLRKVMDPVLKA is encoded by the coding sequence ATGAAAAATCGTGTAAACCGTGTTGTTCTGGTTGGTACCGGCTTCGTTGGATCGAGTTATGCATTTGCGATGGTCAACCAGGGTGTAACAGAGGAATTAGTTCTTGTCGATCTGAATAAAGAAAAATCTGAAGGGGACGCAATGGACTTAAATCACGGGATGGCGTTCGCTCCTTCACAGACGAAAATATGGTTCGGTTCCTATTCTGACTGCAAGGATGCAGACCTGGTGGTACTCTGTGCAGGCGCAAACCAAAAGCCTGGCGAAACAAGACTGGATCTTGTGGAGAAAAACACGAGGATTTTTAAAAGCATAGTAGATGAAATTATGGCCAGCGGTTTTGACGGTATTTTTCTTGTCGCGACCAATCCGGTTGATATCCTTACCTATGCTGTCTGGAAATACTCGGGACTTCCAAAGGAACGAGTCATTGGCTCAGGGACCATCCTTGATACAGCCAGATTCAGATTCTTGCTTGGGGACTACTTCAAGGTGGATTCACGTAATGTCCATGCTTATATCATAGGGGAACATGGGGATACCGAACTGCCAGTATGGAGCCATGCGGATATTGGCGGGAAGCCGATTGCCAAGATGATTAAAGATCAGGAAGATTACAGGCATGATGACCTGGAGGAAATCTTCACGAATGTACGGGATGCCGCCTATCACATCATCCAGCGTAAAGGCGCAACCTATTATGGAATCGCCATGGGTCTTGTTCGATTGACAAAGGCCATCCTGCAGGATGAGAACTCCATCCTGACTGTATCCGCCCATCTGGATGGCGAGTACGGACACGATGATATCTACATTGGTGTACCAGCGATCGTCAATCGTAATGGAATCAGGGAGATCGTTGAATTGCCGCTGGAAAAAGAAGAACAGCAAAAATTTGACCATTCTGTAGAGGTTTTAAGAAAGGTCATGGATCCTGTCCTGAAGGCGTAA
- a CDS encoding spore germination protein, whose protein sequence is MAEKKKHPVHTNLKENIAYLREELGVDKSFDVIQLDVEYAGRDMALFLVDGFVKDDIMLYIMQLLAKLEPGALEADTLKKLVKTYIPYVEVETTDNLDKVVDMVLAGPTALAVDGLTEIILIDARTYPVRGPQEPDTERVVRGSRDGFVETLVFNTSLTRRRIRDRTLRMEYMQVGRRSQTDIVICYIEDIVDPEMVEKVKDSISKIDTDGLPMAEKTIEEFISGRHWNPFPTVRYTERPDTAATHLYEGHVCIIVDGSPSVLITPTTFWHHLQHAEEYRNKPLVGAYLRMVRFLAVWSSLFLLPLWYLFAVKPELLPKAMSFIGPNDTGEIPLFLQFFLIEIGIDVLRMAAIHTPTSLATALGLVAALMIGQVAVEVGLLTNEVILYLAIAAIGTFATPSYEMSLANRLVRIFLLVMTAAFHLYGFLIGIVIFILLLARMKSFGVPYLWPFIPFNPRAFRDVLIRSPIPLKNRRPRILKPQDPDR, encoded by the coding sequence ATGGCAGAAAAAAAGAAGCATCCGGTCCATACGAACTTGAAAGAAAATATCGCTTACTTAAGAGAAGAATTAGGAGTCGATAAAAGTTTCGACGTGATCCAGCTTGATGTCGAATATGCCGGAAGAGATATGGCGCTGTTCCTTGTAGATGGATTTGTCAAGGACGACATCATGCTCTATATCATGCAGTTACTGGCCAAGCTGGAACCAGGCGCCCTTGAAGCTGATACATTAAAAAAACTGGTCAAGACTTATATTCCATATGTAGAGGTGGAGACGACTGACAACCTTGATAAAGTTGTCGATATGGTACTGGCCGGCCCGACCGCTCTTGCAGTGGACGGGTTAACAGAAATCATCCTGATTGATGCGAGGACATATCCTGTACGCGGTCCACAGGAGCCCGATACAGAAAGGGTAGTGCGAGGGTCCAGGGACGGCTTCGTGGAGACTTTGGTCTTCAATACGTCGCTTACGAGAAGGAGAATCCGCGACCGTACATTGAGAATGGAATACATGCAGGTCGGCAGAAGATCTCAAACAGATATTGTTATTTGTTATATTGAGGATATCGTTGATCCTGAGATGGTAGAGAAAGTAAAAGACTCAATCAGCAAAATTGATACGGACGGGCTGCCAATGGCTGAGAAAACCATCGAGGAATTTATCTCGGGACGACATTGGAATCCATTTCCGACGGTAAGATACACGGAACGGCCTGATACAGCAGCTACTCATTTATATGAAGGGCATGTTTGCATTATCGTCGATGGTTCACCAAGCGTACTGATTACACCAACAACATTCTGGCACCATCTGCAGCATGCGGAGGAGTACCGCAATAAGCCTCTCGTCGGCGCGTATTTAAGGATGGTACGCTTCCTGGCAGTATGGTCTTCCTTATTTCTGCTGCCGTTATGGTATTTATTCGCCGTCAAGCCGGAACTGCTGCCAAAAGCGATGTCATTTATCGGACCAAATGACACCGGAGAGATTCCGCTGTTTTTACAGTTTTTCCTGATTGAAATTGGTATAGATGTTCTAAGAATGGCGGCCATCCATACACCAACCTCGCTGGCAACTGCCCTTGGCCTGGTGGCTGCGCTGATGATCGGGCAGGTGGCCGTGGAAGTAGGGCTCCTGACAAATGAAGTTATTCTGTATCTGGCTATCGCAGCGATTGGTACATTTGCGACGCCAAGTTACGAAATGAGTCTTGCAAACCGGCTCGTGAGGATTTTCTTATTGGTCATGACTGCGGCATTCCATCTTTATGGTTTCCTGATCGGCATTGTGATTTTCATCCTTTTACTGGCCAGGATGAAATCGTTTGGTGTACCGTATCTCTGGCCATTCATTCCCTTCAATCCACGGGCATTCAGGGATGTCCTTATCCGGTCACCGATCCCTCTGAAAAACAGGAGACCAAGGATATTGAAACCGCAGGACCCAGACCGTTAA
- a CDS encoding YqgQ family protein, protein MKTIYDIQQFLKNYGTFIYIGDRVADLELMHAELKELYNSQLIETKEYQSAVLLLRQEIRMEQEKKAKEKR, encoded by the coding sequence TTGAAGACAATTTATGATATCCAGCAGTTCCTTAAAAATTACGGGACATTCATTTACATAGGCGACAGGGTGGCGGATTTGGAACTCATGCACGCGGAGCTGAAGGAACTTTATAATTCCCAATTGATTGAGACGAAAGAATACCAATCTGCGGTTTTGCTCTTGAGGCAGGAAATTCGGATGGAACAAGAAAAAAAAGCAAAAGAGAAAAGGTGA
- a CDS encoding rhomboid family intramembrane serine protease, with protein sequence MEEYLFWKVAEFLIVKKEYRILQASQDQGELWLEKTENKQTQVIRLLQYNLDWSNWLQRDIILIAENGERIRRKFAKKDLKILNLYFSAYPPVDDYEFRLAEPYLSVNGKVTVESILVERAKAEEALGKLESRFNDQLRIDLAEEHSGEVIEAIKKNALLNAVERAKEEQSVFHYGKPFFTYIFIAIQVLMFLVLEAAGGSTDTSTLIKFGAKFNPLILEGEWWRFFTPIFIHIGLLHLFMNTLALYYLGTMVERLYGNFRFLVIYILAGFSGVLASFIYSPNLSAGASGAIFGCFGALLYFGVAKPRLFWRTLGLNILVVLGINLAFGFTIPGIDNAGHIGGLIGGFAAAGIFHLPKKRRILLQTTFLAVTIGAIFFSLQYGFSEKADLVDERSILVLAQQHVKEEEYQQANDLLTEYGKSEQLSSESLFMLSFTEIKLGRLEEAKSNLLKVIEMEPNFHEAYYNLALIFFDEKNLDLARIYAKKAVELNPGKESYKKTLEQINFYLEEAA encoded by the coding sequence TTGGAAGAGTATTTGTTTTGGAAAGTTGCTGAATTCCTGATTGTAAAAAAGGAATACCGTATCCTGCAAGCATCACAGGATCAGGGAGAATTGTGGCTGGAGAAGACAGAAAACAAGCAAACGCAGGTTATTCGCCTGCTTCAATATAATCTTGACTGGAGCAACTGGCTTCAACGTGACATCATTTTGATTGCTGAAAATGGCGAGAGAATCCGCAGGAAGTTTGCTAAAAAGGACTTAAAGATCCTAAACCTATACTTTAGTGCATATCCACCTGTGGATGATTATGAATTCCGTCTTGCGGAGCCTTATCTTTCTGTAAATGGAAAGGTGACTGTTGAGTCCATTTTGGTAGAAAGGGCCAAGGCGGAGGAAGCTTTAGGAAAACTTGAAAGCAGGTTCAATGACCAATTAAGAATTGATCTTGCTGAGGAACATTCTGGAGAAGTAATCGAGGCCATTAAAAAAAATGCCCTTTTAAACGCAGTAGAAAGGGCAAAGGAAGAACAATCTGTTTTTCACTATGGAAAACCCTTTTTCACCTATATATTCATTGCCATCCAGGTACTAATGTTTCTCGTCCTTGAGGCAGCGGGGGGAAGCACGGATACTTCCACCCTGATTAAGTTTGGCGCAAAATTCAACCCTTTGATTCTTGAAGGTGAATGGTGGCGCTTTTTCACGCCGATATTCATCCATATAGGCCTGCTCCATTTGTTCATGAATACACTGGCTTTATATTATTTAGGAACAATGGTTGAAAGGCTGTATGGTAATTTTCGATTTTTGGTTATTTACATCCTGGCAGGATTCAGTGGAGTGCTTGCCAGTTTTATATACAGCCCGAATCTTTCGGCTGGTGCAAGCGGAGCGATTTTTGGCTGCTTTGGTGCCTTGCTTTATTTCGGTGTAGCAAAACCAAGGTTGTTTTGGCGGACACTGGGCCTGAATATACTTGTCGTACTTGGCATCAACCTGGCATTCGGATTTACCATTCCAGGAATCGATAATGCGGGCCATATAGGAGGCCTGATTGGAGGATTTGCAGCAGCAGGCATCTTCCATCTGCCAAAGAAAAGACGTATTTTGCTTCAAACCACCTTTCTGGCAGTGACGATTGGGGCTATCTTTTTCTCATTACAATATGGTTTTAGCGAAAAAGCAGATCTGGTCGATGAAAGGTCCATTTTAGTGCTTGCCCAGCAGCATGTTAAAGAAGAGGAATATCAGCAGGCAAATGACCTGCTTACAGAGTATGGCAAGTCGGAGCAGCTCTCATCAGAATCCTTATTCATGCTTTCTTTTACCGAAATCAAGCTGGGAAGGCTGGAAGAGGCCAAATCGAATCTCCTTAAAGTAATCGAGATGGAACCGAATTTCCATGAAGCGTACTATAATCTTGCCTTAATCTTTTTTGATGAAAAAAATCTTGATCTGGCACGTATATACGCTAAAAAAGCAGTAGAGCTGAATCCTGGAAAAGAAAGCTATAAAAAGACACTTGAGCAGATTAATTTCTATCTTGAAGAAGCTGCTTGA
- a CDS encoding SAM-dependent methyltransferase, protein MKEIIKEFIAVSPKRMITYADYMQLALYHPEEGYYIKERQKIGKKGDFYTSSNVSDVFGKLIGKWYAKKWSDFGLPPSVCEIGAGNGRFARAFIEGWREMNAETLTYYIVEKSPYHRSLQNAELAGLEDVIIVHGDTYAETEMHKGMIFSNELFDAFPVHVVEKIEGIVHEVFVASEDDQLKEIKVPVSDERIIRFLNDQQFVLAEGQRIEIPLAMEPFINSIAKKLDKGLLVTVDYGYTKDEWMHPSRRQGSLRGYYNHQMYHDILEHPGEMDLTSHVHFDALKDIGESFGLEFLEKMRQDEFLIAAGILDELGQHQDPNPFSEASKRNRAIRSLILPGGISQSFDVVIQGKGLGESAQKLF, encoded by the coding sequence ATGAAAGAAATAATCAAAGAGTTTATTGCAGTCTCGCCAAAAAGGATGATCACATATGCGGACTATATGCAGCTTGCACTCTATCATCCAGAGGAAGGTTATTATATCAAGGAACGCCAAAAAATCGGAAAAAAAGGGGATTTTTACACATCAAGCAATGTATCTGATGTGTTTGGCAAATTAATAGGGAAGTGGTATGCGAAAAAATGGAGTGATTTCGGCCTTCCGCCATCTGTTTGTGAAATCGGAGCTGGAAACGGCCGTTTTGCACGGGCATTCATTGAAGGCTGGAGGGAAATGAACGCAGAAACACTGACATATTATATTGTTGAAAAAAGTCCTTATCATCGAAGTCTGCAGAATGCAGAGCTGGCAGGGCTTGAAGATGTCATCATCGTACATGGTGATACATATGCAGAAACAGAAATGCATAAGGGAATGATCTTTTCCAATGAGTTATTTGATGCCTTTCCTGTCCATGTCGTTGAAAAGATTGAAGGCATCGTGCACGAGGTCTTTGTTGCCAGCGAGGATGATCAATTGAAAGAAATAAAAGTTCCTGTTTCGGATGAACGGATTATTAGATTTCTTAATGATCAGCAATTCGTGCTTGCTGAAGGACAAAGGATCGAAATTCCACTTGCCATGGAACCATTCATTAACTCGATAGCAAAAAAACTGGATAAAGGCTTATTGGTGACGGTGGATTACGGATATACAAAGGATGAATGGATGCATCCATCACGGAGACAGGGGAGCTTAAGAGGCTATTACAATCATCAGATGTACCATGACATCCTGGAGCATCCCGGCGAAATGGACCTCACCAGCCACGTGCATTTTGATGCTCTCAAAGATATCGGTGAATCATTCGGTTTGGAATTCCTGGAGAAAATGAGGCAGGATGAATTCCTGATTGCTGCTGGCATCCTCGATGAACTAGGGCAGCATCAAGACCCGAATCCATTTTCCGAGGCAAGCAAAAGAAATCGTGCAATACGCAGCCTGATCCTCCCGGGCGGAATCAGCCAGTCATTTGATGTCGTCATCCAGGGGAAGGGCCTGGGGGAATCGGCACAAAAATTATTCTAA
- a CDS encoding MBL fold metallo-hydrolase — translation MKWKQIPLGPLQTNCYVVYDESHSCLIVDPGENPRKLTAVIEQLELKPEAIVLTHAHFDHIGAVDRIRDKYGIKVFIHEKEKDWLTDPALNGSKHFMLNEPIKARAADHLFKDEGEMSIGNFKFEVLETPGHSPGSVSFYFPKANFVLAGDALFQGSIGRTDLPGGNHNQLIKSIHDKLLVLSEETEVLPGHGPATTIGMEMDSNPFLNGF, via the coding sequence ATGAAATGGAAACAGATTCCTCTGGGTCCTTTGCAGACGAATTGTTATGTCGTTTACGATGAAAGTCATTCATGCCTGATTGTCGATCCTGGTGAAAACCCAAGGAAGTTGACTGCGGTGATCGAACAGCTCGAACTCAAGCCTGAAGCGATTGTATTGACACATGCACATTTCGACCATATCGGTGCAGTTGATAGAATAAGGGATAAGTATGGCATAAAGGTCTTTATCCATGAAAAAGAAAAAGACTGGCTCACCGATCCTGCACTTAATGGATCGAAACACTTTATGCTGAACGAGCCAATCAAAGCAAGAGCAGCGGACCATTTGTTCAAAGATGAAGGTGAGATGTCCATCGGGAATTTCAAGTTCGAAGTTTTGGAGACACCAGGGCATTCACCGGGGAGTGTATCCTTTTACTTCCCGAAGGCGAATTTTGTGCTGGCCGGAGATGCCCTCTTTCAGGGAAGCATAGGCAGAACAGACTTGCCGGGAGGAAACCATAACCAGTTAATCAAAAGCATTCACGATAAACTGCTGGTATTGTCTGAGGAAACCGAGGTACTGCCTGGTCATGGACCAGCAACGACGATTGGTATGGAAATGGACTCAAATCCATTTTTGAATGGGTTTTAA
- a CDS encoding DUF2759 domain-containing protein, producing MGLAIIFALVTLLAGYATFSALKNKNILGIVFGGGTFLVIGWFTVMTVLNHGFPTAH from the coding sequence ATGGGATTGGCAATTATCTTCGCTTTAGTTACTCTGCTAGCCGGTTACGCAACTTTCTCGGCACTTAAAAACAAAAACATTCTTGGAATCGTATTCGGCGGAGGAACATTCCTCGTTATTGGCTGGTTCACGGTCATGACAGTCCTTAACCACGGATTCCCGACAGCACACTAA
- a CDS encoding ROK family glucokinase encodes MAEKWLVGVDLGGTTTKLAFISLYGEILHKWEIPTDVSNEGKNITVNIAKTIDTKLEELGHSKSEILGIGMGAPGPVELATGVIFEAVNLGWREPYPLKDLLEVETSLPAVIDNDANCAALGEMWKGAGNGAKDLVCVTLGTGVGGGVITNGDIVHGVSGAAGEIGHITSLAEGGAPCNCGKTGCLETLASATGIVRIAVELLNAHSSKGDLAAVFKETGIVTAKDVFDSAKRNDELALKVIDTVALHLGIALANIANTLNPEKIVLGGGVSKAGDVLLNPVKEQFLRNSFPRVAQSTEISIATLGNDAGVIGAAWLVKNKIGHN; translated from the coding sequence ATGGCTGAAAAATGGCTTGTTGGTGTAGATTTAGGAGGAACGACAACGAAACTTGCTTTCATCAGTTTGTATGGAGAAATTCTTCATAAATGGGAAATTCCCACTGATGTTTCTAACGAAGGGAAAAACATAACTGTCAATATCGCAAAAACTATTGACACGAAATTGGAGGAGCTAGGGCATTCTAAAAGTGAAATCCTCGGAATTGGCATGGGAGCCCCTGGCCCTGTTGAGCTGGCTACCGGCGTTATTTTTGAAGCGGTGAATCTTGGGTGGCGAGAGCCTTATCCGCTAAAGGACTTGCTTGAAGTGGAAACCTCGCTTCCGGCAGTAATCGATAATGATGCAAACTGTGCGGCTCTTGGTGAAATGTGGAAAGGCGCCGGGAATGGCGCAAAGGATCTGGTATGTGTAACCCTTGGTACAGGTGTTGGCGGAGGAGTCATTACCAATGGCGATATTGTCCACGGAGTGAGTGGCGCTGCAGGTGAGATTGGCCATATTACTTCACTTGCAGAAGGCGGGGCTCCTTGTAACTGCGGAAAAACTGGCTGTCTTGAAACCCTTGCATCGGCTACAGGCATTGTAAGAATCGCTGTTGAATTATTGAATGCTCATTCTTCTAAAGGTGATCTTGCAGCAGTGTTCAAGGAAACGGGCATTGTAACGGCCAAGGACGTATTCGATTCAGCGAAACGGAATGATGAGTTGGCCCTGAAAGTCATTGATACAGTTGCCTTGCATTTGGGAATCGCCCTTGCAAATATAGCCAATACCCTCAATCCGGAGAAAATCGTTCTTGGGGGCGGAGTTTCAAAAGCTGGGGATGTCTTGCTCAACCCAGTAAAAGAACAATTCTTGCGTAATTCCTTTCCGCGTGTAGCGCAATCGACCGAAATCAGCATCGCTACCCTGGGGAATGATGCCGGCGTGATTGGTGCTGCCTGGCTTGTTAAAAATAAAATTGGACATAACTAA
- a CDS encoding LTA synthase family protein — translation MKNNKWPKVSLVAIATILLWLKTYIAYKTSFDIKIENWRQELILFINPLSFLMILFGLSMFMKEKAQKRYIMVTSFIVSAVLFANVVFYRFFNDFLTIPVLFQTSNMSDLGSSVTELINFSDLFYFADIILLAVLMKFKPALLGWREYSKVDRRAYFLVAVAIALFNMGMAETERPQLLTRTFDREMLVKNIGTYNYHLYDAFLQSKSSAQRAMADGSELADIDNYVRANYLPPNDEMFGIAKGKNVILISLESTQDFVINQTVNGQEITPFLNDFIKESYYFNNFYHQTGQGKTSDSEFLVENSLYPLSRGAVFFTHSGNEYTATPEILNENGYFTASLHANNKSFWNRDIMYQSLGYQRFYSLPDYEVNEENSVGWGLKDIDFLQQSVDHLKAMPKPFYSKFITLTNHFPFELSEEDQYIQPYTSNDKTVNNYFPTVRYEDEAIKQFIQKLKDEGLYEDSIIILYGDHYGISDNHNKAMSEYLGKEITPFESTQLQQVPLIIHIPGQEGKTMTTVGGQIDIKPTILHLLGIDTKNNIDFGSDLFAKDRRDFAVLRDGSFITKDHVFTRETCYDKDTGEPTDQDACAPYFESADSELEYSDKIIYGDLLRFYGEQSQGNDLSDSNSKE, via the coding sequence ATGAAAAACAATAAATGGCCTAAAGTTTCTTTAGTTGCCATCGCCACAATCCTGCTTTGGCTGAAGACTTATATAGCCTATAAGACCAGCTTCGATATTAAAATTGAAAATTGGAGACAGGAGCTTATCCTGTTCATAAATCCATTGAGTTTCCTAATGATACTTTTCGGACTCAGCATGTTCATGAAAGAAAAAGCGCAGAAACGCTATATCATGGTTACTAGTTTCATAGTATCAGCAGTTTTGTTCGCAAATGTCGTGTTTTACCGCTTTTTCAATGACTTCCTGACCATTCCTGTGCTTTTCCAAACAAGCAATATGAGCGATCTGGGAAGCAGTGTGACCGAGCTGATCAACTTCAGTGATTTATTTTATTTTGCGGATATAATCCTTTTAGCCGTCCTCATGAAATTTAAACCAGCTCTTTTGGGATGGCGGGAATATAGCAAAGTGGACCGCCGGGCCTATTTCCTTGTTGCTGTCGCAATTGCTTTATTCAATATGGGAATGGCTGAAACAGAGCGTCCACAACTCTTGACAAGAACTTTCGACAGAGAAATGCTGGTCAAGAATATCGGGACATACAATTACCACCTTTATGATGCCTTCCTGCAGTCGAAGTCTTCTGCGCAGCGTGCAATGGCCGACGGAAGTGAACTGGCTGACATCGACAACTATGTGCGAGCCAACTATCTGCCGCCGAATGATGAGATGTTTGGAATTGCGAAAGGCAAGAACGTAATCCTGATTTCGCTTGAATCGACACAGGATTTTGTCATTAATCAAACCGTGAATGGCCAGGAAATTACGCCATTCCTGAATGATTTCATCAAGGAAAGTTATTACTTCAATAATTTCTATCACCAGACGGGTCAGGGCAAGACTTCGGATTCTGAATTCCTGGTGGAAAACTCCCTGTATCCATTAAGCCGCGGAGCAGTATTCTTTACGCACTCTGGAAATGAATATACCGCCACACCGGAAATCCTGAATGAAAACGGATATTTCACCGCTTCCTTGCATGCGAATAACAAGAGCTTCTGGAACCGGGACATTATGTATCAATCATTAGGATATCAGCGGTTCTACTCACTGCCGGATTATGAGGTGAATGAAGAAAACTCTGTTGGCTGGGGCTTAAAGGATATTGACTTCCTGCAACAGTCCGTTGATCACTTGAAGGCGATGCCAAAGCCGTTCTATTCGAAGTTCATCACATTGACGAACCATTTCCCATTCGAGTTGAGTGAGGAAGATCAATATATACAGCCATATACGTCAAATGATAAGACAGTCAACAATTATTTCCCGACTGTCAGGTATGAGGATGAAGCCATTAAGCAGTTCATCCAGAAATTAAAAGATGAAGGCTTGTATGAAGATTCGATCATTATTCTATACGGAGACCATTACGGAATCTCTGATAACCATAATAAAGCGATGAGTGAGTATCTTGGCAAGGAAATCACGCCATTTGAAAGCACGCAGCTGCAGCAGGTGCCGTTGATCATCCATATCCCTGGGCAGGAGGGCAAGACAATGACAACAGTCGGAGGACAGATAGACATCAAACCGACAATCTTGCACTTACTGGGAATCGACACTAAGAATAATATCGATTTCGGATCTGACCTGTTTGCCAAGGACCGGCGTGACTTTGCTGTTCTTCGCGATGGCAGCTTCATCACCAAGGATCATGTGTTCACTCGTGAGACCTGCTATGATAAAGACACAGGTGAACCGACAGATCAGGATGCGTGCGCACCTTATTTTGAATCTGCGGATAGTGAACTTGAGTACTCCGATAAAATTATTTACGGAGATTTACTGAGATTCTATGGTGAGCAAAGTCAAGGCAATGATCTTTCTGATTCGAATTCAAAAGAGTAA